A genomic stretch from Aedes albopictus strain Foshan chromosome 2, AalbF5, whole genome shotgun sequence includes:
- the LOC109414356 gene encoding thymus-specific serine protease-like, with amino-acid sequence MWIQTTFAISMVVAFAAAAIESNPARPVLFGSGRTAPPRQLPSDNVIDNGNYTEWHTFDQRQSHSNAHSVDMFPMRYVSNSKFYRPGGPIFVFVGGPWELEQHFVEQGHFVDLAEQNNAYVVANEMRYYGESLPLPNASRGNLRLLHIVQACTDLARFIVHIRDEVLRTPNARIILAGVGFSGSLASWTRLRYPHLIHGIWASGAMMQASTNFREFAEEVGEYIRRYGGSECYGALWRGFRTAENLIDAGQSQTVNTMFNVCTPINATNPLDVEAFFYGIFNEVVENTLRPNLRTNIRNMCDTLTHADHDSGLTALASWITDRFPEAECLAMDLDSVVQLFQETDWQHDVHKSGERQWFYQRCTELGWPLTADSMNQPFGVRISANLFQQICQRVFDGWLTEDVFQSLIRQTNILYGGNRPEMRFVFYTHGSLDPWRFTGITEVLYNNNYVNVIRGAIHGEDMASISDSDWADLRNSKEEVGVAIRSWIDRRV; translated from the exons ATGTGGATCCAAACGACATTCGCAATCAGCATGGTGGTAGCCTTCGCGGCCGCCGCCATAGAATCCAATCCGGCCAGGCCGGTGCTGTTTGGATCCGGACGGACGGCACCTCCTCGGCAGTTACCTTCCGATAATGTTATCGATAACGGCAACTACACCGAGTGGCACACGTTTGACCAACGCCAAAGCCATTCGAACGCACATAGTGTGGACATGTTCCCGATGCGATACGTTAGCAATTCAAAGTTCTACCGACCCGGGGGACCTATATTCGTGTTCGTTGGAGGACCATGGGAGTTGGAGCAACACTTTGTCGAGCAGGGACACTTCGTGGATTTGGCTGAGCAAAACAATGCTTACGTAGTGGCGAACGAGATGCGTTACTACGGAGAGAGTTTACCTTTACC AAATGCATCCCGTGGAAACTTGCGCCTTCTGCACATTGTGCAAGCCTGCACGGATCTGGCGCGGTTCATTGTGCACATAAGAGATGAGGTTCTGCGAACTCCCAATGCTAGAATTATCCTGGCTGGAGTTGGTTTCTCCGGCTCCCTGGCCAGCTGGACACGATTGCGCTACCCTCATCTGATTCATGGAATTTGGGCGTCCGGTGCTATGATGCAAGCGAGCACAAACTTCAGAGAGTTTGCCGAAGAGGTGGGAGAGTACATTCGCCGATACGGCGGTAGTGAGTGCTATGGTGCCCTATGGCGAGGCTTCCGTACTGCTGAGAACCTGATCGACGCAGGACAGTCCCAGACCGTGAACACCATGTTCAACGTTTGCACTCCGATCAATGCAACCAATCCGCTGGACGTTGAAGCATTTTTCTACGGTATTTTCAACGAAGTCGTTGAAAACACCCTACGGCCCAATCTCCGAACCAACATTAGAAATATGTGCGATACGTTGACCCACGCCGATCATGATAGCGGGCTGACAGCTCTGGCAAGTTGGATAACTGACCGTTTCCCTGAAGCGGAATGTCTTGCAATGGACTTGGACAGCGTTGTACAGCTATTCCAAGAGACCGACTGGCAACATGATGTGCACAAATCCGGTGAGCGTCAGTGGTTCTACCAGCGTTGTACCGAACTGGGATGGCCTTTGACGGCGGACTCGATGAATCAACCGTTCGGAGTTCGGATCTCAGCAAATCTCTTCCAGCAAATCTGCCAGCGAGTTTTCGATGGCTGGCTAACCGAAGACGTCTTTCAGTCGCTCATCCGGCAGACGAACATCCTATACGGAGGAAACCGTCCGGAAATGAGGTTCGTGTTCTATACTCACGGTTCGTTAGATCCGTGGCGGTTTACCGGTATTACCGAGGTGCTGTACAACAACAATTACGTGAATGTCATTCGGGGTGCTATTCATGGAGAGGATATGGCTTCGATTTCTGATTCGGACTGGGCCGACCTGAGAAACAGTAAGGAGGAGGTTGGTGTTGCCATTCGTAGCTGGATAGACAGAAGAGTGTGA